The genomic DNA GACAATCTGAGACTATGAATCCGGCAGAGCGTGAATTGGTAGTGATGGGAGCATGTGCATGCGTTGGCTGTTGATCGGGATCGTCTGGCTCTACTTCCTCGTCCTGCTGGTCGGACCGATCCTCTATATGGCGAGCCAGAGCTTCAGCGAAGGGCTGACGGCATTCTGGACGGAGATCTCGAGGCCGGAAGCGTTGCACGGCTTCACGCTCACGGCAGAAATCACCCTGATTGTGTTGGTGCTGAACGTGATCTTCGGCACCATGACGGCGATGGTGCTGGCGAGGCAGAAGTTTTGGGGCCGCAGCCTGGTGAGCGGTGTCATCGACCTGCCGTTTGCGGTCTCCCCCGTCATCGCGGGCTTCATGCTCATATTGCTGTTCGGCCCGGACACCGTGCTGGGCACGTTTTTCGGGCAGGCACAGATCAAGGTGCTGTTTGCCCTGCCGGCCATGATTCTCGCGACCCTGTTCGTCACCTTCCCATTTATGGTGCGTGAGCTGACACCCTTGCTGCAAACACTCGGCACCGAAGAAGAGGAAGCGGCAAGAACGTTGGGGGCCGACGAATGGCAGGTGTTTCTCAAGGTCACCCTGCCGGCCCTCCGATGGGGACTGGTCTATGGAGCCACCCTCACCGTGGCGCGCGCGATCGGCGAATTCGGAGCCGTCCTCGTGGTCTCGGGGAATATTTTGTTGCTCACGCAGACCGCCACATTGCACATTTATCAAAGTTACGTCGATTTCAACTATGTGGCGGCAAACGCCGTCGCATTGACCCTGTTGGCTGTCTCCTTTGCCATCTTGACCGTGCTGGAGATCGCCAAGGCACGCGCTGAAACGACGGTAGCGGAAGCGGGAGCGCAGTAAGCCAGTGAAGATAGAAGTACGCGGGCTCACGAAGACGTTTGGTTCGGCCACGGCAGTGGGAGGCGTCTCGTTCGTCGTCAA from Nitrospira sp. ND1 includes the following:
- a CDS encoding sulfate ABC transporter permease produces the protein MRWLLIGIVWLYFLVLLVGPILYMASQSFSEGLTAFWTEISRPEALHGFTLTAEITLIVLVLNVIFGTMTAMVLARQKFWGRSLVSGVIDLPFAVSPVIAGFMLILLFGPDTVLGTFFGQAQIKVLFALPAMILATLFVTFPFMVRELTPLLQTLGTEEEEAARTLGADEWQVFLKVTLPALRWGLVYGATLTVARAIGEFGAVLVVSGNILLLTQTATLHIYQSYVDFNYVAANAVALTLLAVSFAILTVLEIAKARAETTVAEAGAQ